From the genome of Bradyrhizobium sp. ORS 278:
CCTGTCCGGAGTCGTGGCAGGATCTCGGCGCCTTTCCGATCGCCGGCCTCGCGACCGAGCAGCGCGTGTTCGGGCTGCGCGAGGAGGGCGATTAGTTCGCCGCCTCACTCCTCCGGCTCGATGGTGAACAGCAGCGGATAGCCCTTGGCACGGCCGGCATCGGTGGCCCGCGTCGCCTTGGTCTCGGCCACGTCCTTGGTGAACACGGCGACCACGCAGACGCCGAGCTTATGCGCCGTGATCATGACCTTGTAGGCCTGGTCCTCGGTCATGCGGAATTCCGCCTTCAGGATCATCACGACGAAGTCGCGCGGCGTGAAGTCGTCATTGACGAGGATGAC
Proteins encoded in this window:
- the clpS gene encoding ATP-dependent Clp protease adapter ClpS, with translation MNDAVTKPKTKVRTKVERPRLYKVILVNDDFTPRDFVVMILKAEFRMTEDQAYKVMITAHKLGVCVVAVFTKDVAETKATRATDAGRAKGYPLLFTIEPEE